The genome window GGTCTGTTATTGGCTGATGCAGGTGACATGAAGAAACAACTGGTCTGTTATTGGCTGATGCAGGTGACATGAAGAAACAACTGATCTGTTATTGGCTGATGCAGGTCACCTGAAGAAACAACTGGTCTGTTATTGGCTGATGCAGGTCACGTGAAAAAACAACTGGTCTGTTATTGGCTGATGCAGGTCACATGAAGAAACAACTGGTCTGTTATTGGCTGATGCAGGTCAAATGAAGAAACAACTGGTCTGTTATTGGCTGATGCAGGTCACATGAAGAAACAACTGGTTTGTTATTGGCTGATGCAGGTGACATGAAGAAACAACTGGTCTGTTATTGGCTGATGCAGGTCACATGAAGAATCAACTGGTCTGTTATTGGCTGATGCAGGTGACATGAAAAAACTACTGGTCTGTTATTTGCTGATGCAGGTGACATGAAGAAACAACTGGTTTGTTATTGGCTGATGCAGGTCACATGAAGAATCAACTGGTCTGTTATTGGCTGATGCAGGTGACAGGAATAAACAACTGGTCTGTTATTGGCTGATGCTGGACAAATGAAGAAACAACTGGTCTGTTATTGGCTGATGCAGGTCACATGTAGAATCAACTGGTCTGTTATTGGCTGATGCAGGTGACAGGAAGAAACAACTGGTCTGTTATTGGCTGATGCAGGTCACATGAAGAAACAACTGGTCTGTTATTGGCTGATGCAGGTCACATGAAGAATCAACTGGTCTGTTATTGGCTGATGGAGGTGACATGAAGAAACAACTGGTCTGTTATTGGCTGATGCAGGTCACATGAAGAAACAGCTGGTCTGTTATTAGCTGATGCAGGTCACATGAAGAAACAACTGGTCTGCTATTGGCTGATGCAGGTCACATGAAGAAACAACTGGTCTGTTATTGGCTGATGCAGGTCACATGAAGAAACTTCACAAACAATTTGTGATATAATCAGTGCCAATTCACTTTTCATATAATGCTATTTTTGCACCTAATTTAAAGAAATGTAAAACATGAATTAATGTGCTGTTGTTTTCTTGCTGGTCCTGTATGTGAGGAAAAACTAAATCAGCATTTATTGAAGGAGCATGCGTCGTCTCTAATGAATTATATTAAATATTTTCAGCTAATTTTCTGCTAAAGTCTCTGCTCAAGCGTGTCTAATTGAGTTCATGCTATCGTAGGTTTGATGCAAAAGGTAAGTTACTCAAGTAATATGTAATGCAAATTTACTGCAAGATCACAACAATTTGTTGACACAAGCACAtagctactgttgttattttttattttttaatgtgCTGATTGTTTATGAAGTCACCTATTCCCAGAGCTGGACTGGGTGGAATTATCAATGAGCAACTCTGCAAGATTTAACAAGAAATAATCCCTGATGAATTTGATCACAAAGCCTTTGCTATATTTAACTACAAAATAATAATGTATTTAAGTTACATCAATAGTGTTGTTTTTAAAATATTAAAAGATATATTGCAGTGTAACTTAGAGTACGGGTAAGAACACAGATGAATCATCTAGGTTAATCTGTAGCGATTTGAACGGTTTGCAATCCTTGTCAGCAGTGACACCAGTCGAGAGGGCAACGTGTGACACAAAATATTATCTTAAAGCCCAGTATTAGGCTCTAGGCTAAGTGAGATAATCAAACATCCTGTGGATTGAATCATCACGAAGTACCTCTTGACCCCCCTCATCATGCTAATCAGTTAGTGATATGTGAAAGAGGGGGCTGGACTTTTAACCTTACCTTTTAAATATCTCTGTGTCTCAGCATAGAGGCTTCTCTTGTCCCCATCCCATACTAGATTCAGGACTGTTTTTCCACCACCAGTGGCAACATGGCAAAGCCAATGGTAAGTCTTATTAACCTTCATGCTTGTGTGGATACTGTTATCAATAAAGTTACGTATTGAACAGGCTTTGTAACCTTCATGTTTACTGCATTGGGATATGTGTTGCTGGGTAAATTAACTGGTTACTATTATGTACATCATTATACAATATTAGTGGGACCTTAAACTGTAAATTGTGATTATAATGATTATCAAAAGCCAGAGAGAGATAAATGATTGAATAGCATAAAGCAAACCAAACGTGACACATTTAAAAGACAATCCCTTTGACCTTATGTTCAAAGACAAGTCAACTATATGCTTGTCAATAACAGGAACTTGAGCTGAAGAATGTGAAGCTGAGAGCTGGAGACCAGTTGAAAGTGGAGGGGAGGATTCTGCCTGAGGCGAAGGGGTACGTACATTTAACTGGTTTGGTCTGGTTTggtttggtctggtctggtctggtctggtttggAAATCACACCCAGAGACCCATCACATTCATTTAGAAGAATAACTGAAAAACAAACCACCAGTTCCACAAATGCTTTTCTAAAGACTAGAGAACGGAGAATGTTTTAGTGTTGGTGTACTGtatgtagtatactgtatgtgtggtgtactgtatgtgtagtatactgtatgtgcggtgtactgtatgtgtagtatactgtatgtgcggtgtactgtatgtggtatactgtgtgtgtggtatacTGTGTGTAGTATACTGTGTGtagtatactgtgtgtgtggtgtactgtatgtgtagtatACTGTGTGtagtatactgtgtgtgtggtgtactgtatgtgtagtatactgtatgtgcggtgtactgtatgtggtatactgtatgtagtatactgtatgtgtagtatactgtatgtgtagtatactgtatgtgcggtgtactgtatgtggtatactgtatgtagtatactgtatgtgGGAAACCAATTCATGTAGGAGAAGTGCAGACATGTAGTGGGGTTTCTGGAATGATTAGTCTTGTGACTTCCTGTTTCACAGGTCCAGAGGTGAGTTCAAGAAGGGTTCTGTTCGGGGCGAACATGTTACTTAGCAACAATTTCAGTTGAAagatttgaatgaacattccaaACAGTTGTGGTGAAACAACAAACAGCTTGGATTACTGTGGTCATACTGCTAATGACTTTATATTCCTACTACATGCAATAGAAAGCCTACATGGACACATGATTATTTGTATCGGCAGTTTAGACCCAAAACAATCGCCTCACACTACCCTTCTCGAACTGTTTCCTAATGTTACCGAACGTTTGCGGCTAGCACAAATCAAACACGATAACGAATGATTTCCCTTGTTGAACGAACCCTCAGGTTCCAGATAGAACTGGGCCGTGACGAAGATCACCTGGCGCTGCACTTCAACCCCCGTTTCAAGGACGACACGGACGGTGCTGTGCTTGTGTGCAACTCAAAGATTGACGGCTGCTGGGGtcacgaggagagagagaaacacagtgacctccaacGGGGTTCTACTTTCAAGGTGGGACAATAATTGTTGGGATGGGAAGAGGTTCCCTACTGGACCAAGGAGGATGTTAGTCCGGATATATACACACgtttaaataaattaaaatataaTATTTGAGGGAAAAAAGGGCATTGTGGTATTTCTTAAAGGGATGAGTACGATGAACTTTTGCGAtaacatttttatgtctctgagtCCAGTATGCCGGAAGTAAAAGGTAGTTTTGCGTGCCAATGCTAACTTGTGTTAGCGCTAGCTTAGTGCAAAGACTGAAAGTATGCTAGCTGTACACGAAGACTAGCAGTCTTGTTTGCTGATtcactacctctaacttcatacTGGACGATTCACTACCTCTTCATACTGGACGATTCACTACCTCTTCATACTGAACGATtcactacctctaacttcatacTGAATGATTCACCACCTCTATCTTCATACTGGACGATTCACTACCTCTAACATCATACTGAACGATTCACTACCTATAACTTCATACAGTACGATTCACTACCTCTTCATACTGAACGATTCACCACCTCTATCTTCATACTGGACGATTCACTACCTATAACTTCACACTGAACGATTCACTACCTCTGACTTCATACTGAACGATtcactacctctaacttcatactggacgattcactacctctaacttcatactggacgattcactacctctaacttcatacTGGACGATTCACTACCTCTATCTTCATACTGGACGATTCACCACCTCTGACTTCATACTGAACGATTCACTACCTATAACTTCATACTGGACGATtcactacctctaacttcatacTGGACGATTCACTACGTCTTCATACTGAACGATTCACTACCTCTTCATACTGGACGATTCACTACCTCTAACTTTATACTGGACGATTCACTACCTCTATCTTCATACTGAACGATTCACTACCTCTTCATACTGGACGATtcactacctctaacttcatactggacgattcactacctctaacatcatactggacgattcactacctcttcatactggacgattcactacctctaacttcatacTGGACAATTCACCACCTCTAACTTCATACTGAACGATtcactacctctaacttcatactggacgattcactacctctaacttcattctggacgattcactacctctaacttcattctggacgattcactacctctaacttcattctggacgattcactacctctaacttcatactggacgattcactacctctaacttcatactggacgattcactacctctaacttcatacTGGACGATTCACTACCTCTATCTTCATACTGGACGATTCACCACCTCTAACTTCATACTGGACGATTCACTACCTCTATCTTCATACTAAACGATtcactacctctaacttcatacTGAACGATTCACCACCTCTAACTTCATACTGGACGATTCACCACCTCTAACTTCATACTGGACGATTCACCACCTCTAACTTCATACTGGACGATTCACTACCTCTAACATCATACTGGACGATTCACTACCTCTTCATACTGGACGATTCACCACCTCTAACTTCATACTGGACGATTCACCACCTCTAACTTCATACGGGACGATtcactacctctaacttcatacgggacgattcactacctctaacttcatactggacgattcaccacctctaacttcatactggacgattcaccacctctaacttcatactggacgattcaccacctctaacttcatacgggacgattcactacctctaacttcatactggacgattcaccacctctaacttcatactggacgattcaccacctctaacttcatactggacgattcaccacctctaacttcatacgggacgattcactacctctaacttcatacGGGACGATTCACCACCTCTAACTTCATACTGGACGATtcactacctctaacttcatacTGGACGATTCACTACCTCTATCTTCATACTGGACGATTCACTACCTCTATCTTCATACTAAACGATtcactacctctaacttcatacTGAACGA of Salvelinus alpinus chromosome 4, SLU_Salpinus.1, whole genome shotgun sequence contains these proteins:
- the LOC139572888 gene encoding galectin-1-like — protein: MAKPMELELKNVKLRAGDQLKVEGRILPEAKGFQIELGRDEDHLALHFNPRFKDDTDGAVLVCNSKIDGCWGHEEREKHSDLQRGSTFKIVLKLTGDVFEVEMPNGHEIKFPNRSVLDVITYVRVRGDLKLTAFKIY